The Cervus elaphus chromosome 32, mCerEla1.1, whole genome shotgun sequence genome window below encodes:
- the CLN8 gene encoding protein CLN8 has protein sequence MSLLGAGTLDLDYTSGRVRGVLAAAGCTFYLGVFVVCHWLSSLNATYRSLAAREQVFWNLAAARAVFGVQGTAAGLWALLLDPVLQADKALGQQDWCWFHITTATGFFFFENLALHVSNVLFRTFDGFLAVHHLFAFLGFLGSAVNLQAGHYLPMVTLLLEMSTPFTCISWMLLKAGWADSRLWRLNQWAMVHLFHCRMVLTYHMWWVCLGHWASLARSLFPPHLALFVVGLALLTLLINPYWTRKKTQQLLNPVDWNFAPSRPNGPAPPKKAR, from the exons ATGAGCCTCCTGGGCGCTGGCACCCTTGACCTGGACTACACCTCCGGGCGGGTCCGCGGGGTGCTGGCGGCTGCCGGCTGCACCTTCTACCTGGGCGTCTTCGTGGTCTGCCACTGGCTGTCCTCCCTGAATGCCACCTACCGCTCGCTGGCGGCCCGCGAGCAGGTCTTCTGGAACCTGGCGGCCGCACGCGCGGTCTTCGGCGTCCAGGGCACCGCGGCGGGGCTGTGGGCGCTGCTGCTGGACCCCGTGCTCCAGGCCGACAAGGCGCTTGGCCAGCAGGACTGGTGCTGGTTCCACATCACCACGGCGACCGGCTTCTTCTTCTTCGAGAACCTTGCCCTTCATGTGTCCAACGTGCTCTTCCGCACCTTCGACGGCTTCCTGGCCGTGCACCACCTGTTTGCCTTCCTGGGGTTTCTCGGCTCAGCGGTCAACCTCCAAGCCGGCCACTACCTGCCCATGGTCACGCTGCTCCTGGAGATGAGCACGCCcttcacctgcatctcctggatgCTGCTGAAG GCCGGCTGGGCGGACTCACGGCTCTGGAGGCTGAACCAGTGGGCGATGGTGCACCTTTTCCACTGCCGCATGGTGCTCACCTACCATATGTGGTGGGTGTGCCTGGGCCACTGGGCCAGCCTGGCCCGCAGCCTCTTCCCGCCGCACCTGGCGCTCTTCGTGGTCGGCCTGGCCCTCCTCACGCTGCTCATCAACCCCTACTGGACCCGCAAGAAGACGCAGCAGCTGCTCAACCCAGTGGACTGGAACTTCGCGCCCAGCCGCCCCAATGGGCCGGCGCCGCCCAAGAAGGCCAGGTAG